In Ipomoea triloba cultivar NCNSP0323 chromosome 15, ASM357664v1, one genomic interval encodes:
- the LOC116005848 gene encoding secreted RxLR effector protein 161-like, whose amino-acid sequence MMKGEFEMSMVGDLSYFLGLQIRQTDSGMFVSQTKYAHNLVKRFGLDTSKSVRTPFPTHIKFHRDDDGKSVDPSAYRSMIGSLLYLTASRPDISFSVGACARYQANPKESHLIAVKRIIKYVKGTLELGIWYSSESSTQLVGFTDADWAGNIDDRKSTSGGCFYLGSNLVSWLSKKQNSISLSTAEAEYIAVGSSCAQLIWMKQMLADYGIAQ is encoded by the coding sequence ATGATGAAAGGAGAATTTGAAATGAGCATGGTGGGTGATTTATCATATTTTCTAGGCCTACAAATTAGACAAACAGATAGTGGTATGTTTGTTTCTCAAACTAAATATGCTCACAATCTTGTAAAGAGATTCGGACTAGACACCAGCAAAAGTGTTCGCACTCCTTTTCCTACTCATATAAAATTTCATCGAGATGATGATGGGAAGTCTGTTGATCCAAGTGCATATAGAAGCATGATTGGTAGTTTACTATATTTGACAGCTAGTAGACCTGACATAAGTTTTAGCGTTGGTGCATGTGCAAGATATCAGGCGAATCCAAAGGAATCGCACCTAATCGCAGTCAAAAGAATCATAAAATATGTTAAAGGCACTTTGGAGCTGGGGATATGGTATTCAAGCGAATCCAGCACCCAACTAGTTGGTTTTACTGATGCTGACTGGGCAGGTAACATCGATGACAGAAAAAGCACGTCTGGAGGCTGTTTTTACCTAGGATCAAATCTTGTATCCTGGCTAAGCAAAAAACAGAATTCTATTTCGTTGTCCACTGCCGAGGCTGAATACATCGCTGTAGGAAGCAGTTGTGCTCAATTAATATGGATGAAACAAATGCTTGCTGATTATGGAATTGCACAATAG